Genomic DNA from Paenibacillus sp. KS-LC4:
TGCCATCGCATACCGCTTTGCGCAATGCCGAAGAATTTTCGCCAACGCCAGCCGTAAACAACAGCACATCAATGCCGTTCATCGCCGCCGCATAGGCGCCAATATATTTACGAACACGATACGTATACATATCAAAAGCAAGCTTCGCATTGCGGTCGCCTTCCTCCATCGCCTCCGTTACTTCGCGCATGTCGCTGCTGATTCCAGAAATCGCCAGCATGCCGCTATGCTTATTCAGCATGGAATTGACTTCACTGAGCGTCAGTTCTTCTTTATTCATGACAAAAGGAACGATCGCCGGGTCAAGATCACCACTGCGTGTACCCATCATCAAACCTTCAAGCGGGGTCATGCCCATGCTTGTATCGAATGATTTGCCATTCAAAATCGCCGTACAGCTTGCGCCGTTGCCAATATGTGCCGTAACCATTTTAAGCGACTCCAGCGGCTGTCCAAGCAGCTCTGCGCCTTGCTGGCTCACATACTGGTGCGATGTGCCGTGGAAGCCGTAGCGGCGCACCTTGTGGCGACGGTAAAGCACCTGAGGAATTGGGTACAGATAAGAAGTGTTCGGCATCGACTGGTGGAAGGCTGTATCGAATACAACAGCCTGTGGAACACCCGGCATATTCGCTTCAACCGCAGTAATCCCCATCATATGGGCTGGATTATGCAGCGGCGCTAGATCAAACAAGCGGCGAATTTCAAGCTTAACTTCCGTTGTCACAAGCGTCGAGCTGTTGAATACTTCGCCGCCATGCACGACGCGGTGGCCGACCGCCTCTATTTCATCCATTGTCGCGACTGCTCCATATTCCGGATGCGTCAGCATGTCGATAACCTTTTTAACTGCCGTCACATGGTCCAAAATTTCGCTCACATCGCGCACTTCCGGCTTGTTCGCTGGTTCATGCGTCACGATGGAGGAGTCCATCCCGATTCGTTCAACCCGGCCGCTGGCCAGCACCGATTCATCACGCATGTCGTATAGCTGATACTTCAGAGAAGAGCTTCCTGCGTTAATAACGAGTACTTTCATTAGATCCGATCTCCTTCCTTGTCATATTTGAAGAAGCCAACGCCCGTTTTTGCTCCCAGTTGACCAGCACGCACCATTTTTTTCAATACGATGGAAGGACGATATTTAAGCTCGCCATATTCACGGAACATCCGGTCCAGTGCCGCAAGGACGGAATCGAGGCCAAAGCGATCCGCCATTTCGAAAGGACCATGCTGGAAGGAATAGCCGACACGCATCGCGCTGTCGATGTCTTCAGCAGAAGCGACGCCTTCCTCCAATACGTGCAGAGCTTCGTTTATGAACAAGCAAATAAGGCGGGAGGTTACGAATCCAGGGGATTCAAATACCATGACGCCTTTTTTATGAATAATTTCTTCAACGAAATGCTTGGTGCTTGCGAAGGTATCTTCGCTCGTTTTAAGACCACGGACAATTTCCACCAAATCGATTTTGAGTACCGGATAGATGAAATGAAGCCCGATAACCCGCTCCGGATGTGCAGAGGCGCTAGCAAGCTCCGTCAAGCTAAGTGTGGACGTATTGCTCGCCAAAATAATTTCAGCGCCGCAAATGTCATCAATTTGGCTAATGACAGCCTTCTTGCTTTCCAAATCCTCCGTAATCGTCTCAATGACCAGCTCGCATTCAGCCAGCGCATCATAAGACAGGGTCATATGAATACGATTCATAATCAATTTCTTCTCGGCCTGCGTCAAAGCCCATTTCTCAATTTGCTTATCCAGACTAAGCTCAATCATTTGCCTGCCATATGTCAATCTTTCTTCCGAAATCTCGATTAAATGAACGTCCAGCCCTTTCGAGGCCAACATTTCGGCAATGCCCTGGCCCATTGTACCTGCTCCAACTACGCCAACTTTTTTAATAGACATGATTCTCTCCTTGTCGTTTCCCTACACCATGTAAATGAGAAACATTCTCTTTGTAGTTATGTTCAATGTTAATTATAACGGTTTTCTGAAAAAAAAGAAGACAGACATGTCGTCTGCCTTCAAATTGTAATAAATGGAGGGGTTTTCATGCTTTATTATGATGCGCTATGTGACAACTTCTTAAGCAATTCACGAAACTCAGCGCCGCTGAGTGTTTCTTCACGAATCAGGACATCTAGCGCGTCCAGAAAAACCTGGCGCTTAGTTGCCAGCATTGCAATCGTCTTGCCCATTAAATCGTCAAGGATGGAGCGATTAATTTTCGCCCACGCATCAGGCGTCATCATTTCGGGATGAATAATGCCTAGCTCCGTTAAGCCCGACTCAACAAGTGTGCGGACAATGTTCATCGCCTGGTCAAAGTCGCCACGCGACCCTGTGCTGCGATTGCCGTAGAAGATTTCCTCAGCCGCCGCCCCGCCAAGCGCAATCATAATTTGCCCATTTAGAAAATCCCTTGTGTACAAGTAACGGTCCTGCTCAGGATTATGGCGTACGTAGCCTAAAGCTTGTCCTCGTGGTGACAAAGCAACCTGAGATACGCTGCCCGGGCGGAGCAGCTCTGCTGAAATCGCATGGCCTAGCTCATGCAGCGCCACACGCTCGCGCTCCTCCTTCGTCGCCTCGCGGTCCGTCTTCTCGCCCATCATCACCTTGTCAATCGCCATAGCCAGATGCTGCTCATCAATGACCTCGCTTTGCTCCCGCATCGCGTAAATCGCACCTTCGTTCATGACGCTCTCAAGCTGCGCACCGGAAAAGCCAAATGACTCGGCCGCTATCTTCCCAAGCTCCACCGTATCGGCAAGCGGTTTATTAGCCGCATGGATATTCAATATTTGAAGGCGCGCTTTTTTGTCTGGCAGTTCTACCCCAATATGGCGGTCGAACCGACCGGGCCTAAGCAGGGCGCTGTCGAGCATTTCTTTCCGGTTCGTTGCTGCAATAATGAGCAGCCGCGGCGCTGTATCGGCATGAATACCGTCCATTTCCGTGAGCAGCTGATTGAGCGTTTGATCATATTCTCGATGCTGCCCGCCGTCGCGTTTGCCCCCGATTACCTCGATCTCATCAATAAAAATAACGGCGTTTTCCTTACCCGCTTTTTTCGCCTTCGTCCGGGCTTCTTTGAATAAATCGCGTATCCGGCCAGCGCCAACGCCGACGTACATTTCTACAAATTCACTGCCGGAGGCAGCCAGATAAATCGAATCGGTATATTGAGCTGCGGCTTTCGCCATTAGCGTCTTCCCGGTTCCCGGCGGTCCCGTAAGCAAAATCCCCTTCAAGGGCCGAATGCCAAGCTTGCTCAGTTCCTCATGACGGACGAGAAAATCAAGCGCCTCGATCAACTCCTGCTTGGCACGCTCCTGTCCGCCGATTTGCTCAAAGGAGAAGGGTATGCTGTCAGACACCTTCCGCCGCTTCGTTCCGGAAGCATGCGCGAGCTTTCCTCTGCCCGTCGCTAAATACGCGACAGCAGCGGCGATCAGCACAAGCAGTACGAAAGGCATTAAATTCACATTTACAAATATAAGAAAAGCAATCAATACCGGGACAAAGCCAATCGCCATCTCGATGCTGTATTTACGCATAACTGGACACCTCCAGCTGCGGGGCAACCCGCGGAAGGATGATATACTTCGTAGCATTGCCATCTTTCAGCGTAATATAGACATTGCTATCATCAATATCGGTAATAGCCTCCACACCAGAATGTGCGTCTGCCAAAGCTTTAAGTGTATCTGGAATAGCAGAATAGTTTTTGTGCTCCATCGCTTCGGCCACTTTGAATAAGGACGACGACCACAGCTGATCCAGCTTCGCATTCGAATCGGTATTCGCTATATCGAGCTGAATGTCGCGGCTCTTGGCGACAGCTTTGCTTTGCTCGACTATCGTTTCATATACATGCTTTAAATCCGCTCCGGCTGTAAGCGTCAGCGGAAAAGTAATACGGTCCGTATCCATAATAGGTGTACCCGATGATTTAATGCCTTCTATTTGATCAACCGCCTTGGCAAGCGGAGCTGCAAAGGCAACCTGATGATAAATGAGCCAGCCTCCAAACAAAACGAGGGCAGACGCAGCAGCTGTTAGCAAAATCGGCATAAA
This window encodes:
- a CDS encoding AAA family ATPase, coding for MRKYSIEMAIGFVPVLIAFLIFVNVNLMPFVLLVLIAAAVAYLATGRGKLAHASGTKRRKVSDSIPFSFEQIGGQERAKQELIEALDFLVRHEELSKLGIRPLKGILLTGPPGTGKTLMAKAAAQYTDSIYLAASGSEFVEMYVGVGAGRIRDLFKEARTKAKKAGKENAVIFIDEIEVIGGKRDGGQHREYDQTLNQLLTEMDGIHADTAPRLLIIAATNRKEMLDSALLRPGRFDRHIGVELPDKKARLQILNIHAANKPLADTVELGKIAAESFGFSGAQLESVMNEGAIYAMREQSEVIDEQHLAMAIDKVMMGEKTDREATKEERERVALHELGHAISAELLRPGSVSQVALSPRGQALGYVRHNPEQDRYLYTRDFLNGQIMIALGGAAAEEIFYGNRSTGSRGDFDQAMNIVRTLVESGLTELGIIHPEMMTPDAWAKINRSILDDLMGKTIAMLATKRQVFLDALDVLIREETLSGAEFRELLKKLSHSAS
- a CDS encoding 3-hydroxyacyl-CoA dehydrogenase NAD-binding domain-containing protein, which translates into the protein MSIKKVGVVGAGTMGQGIAEMLASKGLDVHLIEISEERLTYGRQMIELSLDKQIEKWALTQAEKKLIMNRIHMTLSYDALAECELVIETITEDLESKKAVISQIDDICGAEIILASNTSTLSLTELASASAHPERVIGLHFIYPVLKIDLVEIVRGLKTSEDTFASTKHFVEEIIHKKGVMVFESPGFVTSRLICLFINEALHVLEEGVASAEDIDSAMRVGYSFQHGPFEMADRFGLDSVLAALDRMFREYGELKYRPSIVLKKMVRAGQLGAKTGVGFFKYDKEGDRI
- a CDS encoding acetate kinase gives rise to the protein MKVLVINAGSSSLKYQLYDMRDESVLASGRVERIGMDSSIVTHEPANKPEVRDVSEILDHVTAVKKVIDMLTHPEYGAVATMDEIEAVGHRVVHGGEVFNSSTLVTTEVKLEIRRLFDLAPLHNPAHMMGITAVEANMPGVPQAVVFDTAFHQSMPNTSYLYPIPQVLYRRHKVRRYGFHGTSHQYVSQQGAELLGQPLESLKMVTAHIGNGASCTAILNGKSFDTSMGMTPLEGLMMGTRSGDLDPAIVPFVMNKEELTLSEVNSMLNKHSGMLAISGISSDMREVTEAMEEGDRNAKLAFDMYTYRVRKYIGAYAAAMNGIDVLLFTAGVGENSSALRKAVCDGITFLGIELDEEKNAKRSKDARVISTDASRVKVLVVPTNEELLIARDTYTLVQAQAAGAANV